A genomic segment from Brienomyrus brachyistius isolate T26 chromosome 9, BBRACH_0.4, whole genome shotgun sequence encodes:
- the azin1b gene encoding antizyme inhibitor 1b — translation MKGFADEPNYSIELLQGSTTLCDVIDSHIYEQALAEKNAFLVADLGVLVRQHFRWQTSMAPIQSYYSVRCNSSPAVVEVLAALGVGFVCSNKNELVLVQNFGVAPENIIFSAVCKQLSHLKYAAKNGVDTLTCDNETEMRKIARCHPGAKLLLQITAEAPGEVEATSMTFGATLKGCRGLLECAQELGMQVVGVKFHIPSSCRDIQAYTHAVADARCVFDMGAEFGYDMNILDIGGGFTGSEDQLEQIRGAIQPQLERYFSPLCGFTIIAEPGAFYVSPSFTLAVNIIGKKVVARDRCGRPCDDLSPNDEPEFLYYMNDGVYGSFSSKLLDDIIPAPSVHKVALLEEPVFSSSLWGPSSDALDQVVDHCLLPELNVGDWLLFRNMGAQSVSEQAAYTSVESLPIYHVISEHDWYEMQDAGFGLDTPMRNLLLGPYSFPFNQQEDAFSTPA, via the exons ATGAAAGGATTTGCTGACGAACCAAACTACTCCATTGAACTGCTGCAGGGGAGCACCACCCTCTGTGATGTCATTGACAGCCATATCTATGAGCAGGCTCTG gctgaaaAGAATGCATTTCTTGTCGCTGATCTTGGGGTCCTCGTGCGACAGCACTTCCGGTGGCAGACCAGTATGGCTCCCATACAGTCTTACTACAGCGTCCGGTGCAACAGCAGTCCTGCCGTCGTCGAGGTCTTGGCTGCTCTTGGCGTTGGATTTGTTTGCTCCAACAAG AATGAGTTGGTACTAGTGCAGAACTTCGGCGTGGCACCTGAGAACATCATCTTCTCTGCGGTCTGCAAGCAGCTGTCCCACCTCAAGTACGCCGCCAAGAACGGCGTCGACACCCTGACCTGTGACAATGAGACTGAGATGCGCAAGATCGCCCGGTGTCACCCCGGTGCCAA GCTGCTGCTGCAGATCACTGCTGAGGCTCCGGGTGAAGTTGAGGCCACCAGCATGACCTTCGGTGCCACACTGAAGGGCTGccgtggcctcctggaatgtgCTCAGGAGCTGGGCATGCAGGTCGTTGGAGTCAA GTTCCACATCCCCAGCTCCTGCCGGGACATCCAGGCGTACACCCACGCGGTGGCGGACGCCCGCTGCGTATTCGACATGGGG GCGGAGTTTGGCTACGACATGAACATCCTAGACATTGGGGGAGGTTTCACTGGCTCGGAAGACCAGCTGGAACAG ATCCGCGGCGCCATTCAGCCGCAGCTGGAGAGGTATTTTTCTCCGCTGTGTGGCTTCACCATCATCGCAGAGCCGGGGGCCTTTTACGTTTCACCCTCCTTCACCCTGGCCGTCAACATCATCGGCAAGAAAGTAGTGGCCCGGGATCGGTGCGGCCGGCCCTGTG ATGACCTATCGCCAAACGACGAGCCGGAGTTCCTGTATTATATGAACGATGGCGTGTACGGGTCCTTCTCCAGCAAACTGTTGGATGACATCATCCCGGCACCGTCTGTGCACAAG GTCGCCCTGCTGGAGGAGCCGGTGTTCTCCAGCAGCCTCTGGGGGCCCTCAAGCGATGCCCTGGACCAGGTGGTTGACCACTGCCTGCTGCCCGAGCTCAATGTGGGGGACTGGCTCCTCTTCAGGAACATGGGGGCCCAAAGCGTGAGCGAGCAGGCAGCCTATACCAGCGTGGAGAGCCTGCCCATCTACCATGTCATCTCAGAACACGATTG GTACGAGATGCAGGATGCCGGATTTGGCCTGGACACGCCCATGAGGAACCTCTTACTGGGCCCATACTCCTTCCCGTTTAACCAGCAGGAGGACGCCTTCTCCACCCCAGCTTAG